From the genome of Fusarium fujikuroi IMI 58289 draft genome, chromosome FFUJ_chr06:
CGAAGAAAAGAGTAATCAGAATGAAGACCCAGCCAAACCGCCACAAGAAGAACTGTCTGTTAGATGTGGTGTCACCAGCACGGCCACCGACAAGCGAACTGGGCGCATTACGTGGGTTTGAGTCCCAGGCGCGACCGATGACGGGGGCAGCGCGGGCGCCATCGCAATCGTTGTTGCCGGCACCGCAAATGTAGAAGAAGTTCCATTGCGTGACTTCACGGGCACCCGAGATACCGCCAGTGTCGGCGCGGAGGAAATACGTCTTGTCGAATGGCGTGGTAGAGGTCAAGCCTGAGAGGATGATGAAccaaaggaagaggagggaaaCAGCGAGGAGGACCAGGCCAGCGAGGCCAAGAGGAGCGTCTGCGACAGGTCAGCCAGTTGTCCCTTGGAAAAGCCATACAACTAagtcaagagagagagaactTACTCTTCGCCATGACTATATGCCGTCGGAAAGTATACTATTCTCCAGCTGAACAGTATCTGGCCACGATCGATCAAAATCAAGCGTTGCTGCAAGCACTTCTGCCCAAAAAATCGAACTCGAAAGGATTAATTTACTGCGATGGAGCCCCGGGGATTGGATGTCGTCACGCTGCCAGGATCACCGTCAAGGAAAATGATGCAGCTAAAAAGACGGCTAGTGAAATCTTGCGTCTTATTTGGTACCTCTCGACAAGGGTTCAGAGTTTGCTTGCGCTGTAGAGAACAGGCGTCTGGGACTGTTGAGAGATGGCGATGGATCTTATAAAAGTAGGAAGAGGGAGCCGGAAGGGAATTAAGGCTTGggctgaggagattgacGATCCTTATAAACCTTGTTCATTAGCTCTGGGAAGgtttcttgtttttgtttctgGAGCCTT
Proteins encoded in this window:
- a CDS encoding related to FMP45 Cell cortex protein involved in sporulation; the protein is MAKNAPLGLAGLVLLAVSLLFLWFIILSGLTSTTPFDKTYFLRADTGGISGAREVTQWNFFYICGAGNNDCDGARAAPVIGRAWDSNPRNAPSSLVGGRAGDTTSNRQFFLWRFGWVFILITLFFETLAFFTGFIACCGRLGAGISSIMSMFALFCSSVAMSLMTATWVLARNAFHRDGRSASIGRYAFGFAWASWATLLVATILFCLGMRGDKSSSGGYSGRSWRRRRSVRSSHGGGYEGRRVKDDYS